The following are from one region of the Acidobacteriota bacterium genome:
- a CDS encoding [FeFe] hydrogenase, group A codes for MSEERVRLSINDRPVEVRRGATLLEAAREVGVKVPTLCSLEGLSPTGACRICVVEAGGDGRLVPACAFPAEEGLSVQTNTPAVRQARKTIIELLLANHKQDCLYCPKNLACELQALAAEYGVREKRFSGKVRAYHMDLSSPAVERDPEKCILCGRCVRVCEEIQNVGAIDFTGRGFETMVLPAFNRDLNVAPCVFCGQCVLECPTGALREKDHLKPVFDALNDPRKYVVVQVAPAIRVSLGEEFGLPAGAVVTGKIPAALHRLGFKRVFDTNLAADLTILEEATELVDRVRTGKPLPMLTSCSPGWVKYVEHFHPSLLPHVSTCKSPQMMMGAMIKTYFAQKEGIAPEDLYVVSVMPCTAKKFEARRPEMGAHAHPDVDAVLTTREFARMIRIAGIDFHRLEDEPFDDPLGIASGAGDIFGSSGGVMEAALRTAHYLLTGEEAASTDVTAVRGLDGVKTAEVPVGGLTLKVAAVSGLKNAAALLDRIKSGEATDYHFIEVMCCPGGCIDGGGQPLPRNREVLEARMKAVYAIDRGKALRRSHENPGVKALYDEYLGEPNSHRAHELLHTRYTERDQY; via the coding sequence ATGAGCGAAGAACGCGTTCGACTGAGTATCAACGACCGCCCCGTCGAGGTGCGGCGGGGCGCCACCCTCCTGGAGGCGGCCCGGGAGGTCGGGGTGAAGGTCCCCACCCTCTGCAGCCTCGAGGGGCTATCCCCCACGGGGGCCTGCCGGATCTGCGTGGTGGAGGCCGGGGGTGACGGCCGCCTGGTCCCGGCCTGCGCCTTCCCCGCCGAGGAGGGCCTGTCGGTTCAAACCAACACGCCGGCGGTGCGCCAGGCCCGCAAGACTATCATCGAGCTGCTGCTGGCCAACCACAAGCAGGACTGCCTCTACTGCCCCAAGAACCTGGCGTGCGAGCTGCAGGCCCTGGCCGCCGAGTACGGGGTCCGGGAGAAACGCTTCTCGGGGAAGGTCCGCGCGTACCACATGGACCTGTCGAGCCCCGCCGTCGAGCGGGACCCCGAGAAGTGCATCCTCTGCGGGCGGTGCGTGCGCGTCTGCGAGGAAATCCAGAACGTCGGGGCCATCGACTTCACCGGGCGGGGCTTCGAGACCATGGTCCTTCCCGCCTTCAACCGGGACCTGAACGTGGCGCCCTGCGTGTTCTGCGGCCAGTGCGTCCTGGAGTGCCCGACGGGCGCCCTCCGCGAGAAGGACCACCTCAAGCCGGTCTTTGACGCCCTCAACGACCCCCGGAAGTACGTGGTGGTCCAGGTGGCGCCGGCGATCCGGGTCTCCCTGGGGGAGGAGTTCGGTCTCCCCGCCGGGGCCGTGGTGACCGGGAAGATCCCGGCGGCCCTCCACCGGCTGGGTTTCAAGCGCGTTTTCGACACCAACCTCGCCGCGGACCTCACCATCCTGGAAGAGGCGACGGAACTGGTGGACCGCGTCCGGACCGGCAAGCCGCTCCCCATGCTGACCTCCTGCTCCCCCGGCTGGGTCAAGTACGTGGAGCACTTCCACCCGTCCCTGCTGCCCCACGTGTCGACCTGCAAGTCGCCCCAGATGATGATGGGGGCCATGATCAAGACCTACTTCGCCCAGAAGGAGGGGATCGCGCCCGAAGACCTTTACGTGGTCTCCGTCATGCCCTGCACCGCCAAGAAGTTCGAGGCCCGGCGGCCCGAGATGGGCGCCCACGCCCACCCGGACGTGGACGCCGTCCTGACCACCCGGGAATTCGCCCGGATGATCCGGATCGCCGGGATCGACTTCCACCGGCTCGAGGACGAGCCCTTCGACGACCCGCTGGGGATCGCCTCCGGCGCCGGCGACATCTTCGGGTCGTCGGGGGGGGTGATGGAGGCCGCCCTCCGGACCGCTCACTACCTCCTGACCGGCGAGGAGGCCGCGTCAACCGACGTGACCGCCGTCCGGGGCCTGGACGGGGTGAAAACCGCCGAGGTGCCGGTGGGCGGCCTGACGCTCAAGGTGGCCGCGGTGAGCGGCCTGAAAAACGCCGCCGCCCTGCTGGACCGGATCAAATCGGGGGAAGCGACCGATTATCATTTCATCGAGGTCATGTGCTGCCCCGGCGGGTGCATCGACGGGGGCGGGCAGCCGCTGCCACGGAACCGGGAGGTGCTCGAGGCCCGCATGAAGGCCGTCTACGCCATCGACCGGGGGAAGGCGCTGCGGCGGTCCCACGAGAACCCGGGCGTCAAGGCGCTCTACGACGAGTACCTCGGGGAGCCGAACAGCCACCGGGCCCACGAACTGCTCCACACCCGCTACACGGAGCGGGACCAGTACTGA
- a CDS encoding tetratricopeptide repeat protein has protein sequence MAIGGRSTLGIVFWATLLTANVHGGLEAAPAPVDPAVVESVKENSLADRAGLKAGDVITGLEEQDNPSLEAVLARRSDWEKAGETRFRVRRGSEIIPVRLPQGDWGFELRPVLSETLLGTLREVRQALRVEETRVGGLARWQALADQVEKEGRPGPAWWLRLELARALRDLRRWQDAENVCRGVAEHAPESGVWRFFALLSLAQTLSSAGAEDTAAEIFTQARALAAAPGSEARLAAVLQLNSLLEQRRGRLPEAMELAEKVLAIWERLAPDSLAFAAGLTNRGHLFREQGNLAAAGEYFKRALAIQERLAPAGTEVSSSINGLGLVEWKRSNLAAAREHFQRALEVQERLAPDSLNVASCLNNLGLVAIDQGDLGAARHFLQRGLAIRERRVPGTRRVADCLVNLGNVAWWEGDWVTARKHYLQALAIEERLAPDSLSVADILNNIGLVAWKQGDPAAARVYLAKALVLRERLAPGSVDLANSLNNLGAVAGDQQDFPAAKDYFLQALRIQEKLAPGGIDLARSLENLGSVALDQGDPVSAVPYFLQSLELRERLAPGGLDVARSHSDLGKARKAQGDLAAAREHHRKALEIRERLAPGSVTMADSLQQLAEVEGAMGHLPRRLELLEKTVDTIEAQREKTGAASAKASFSANQEGCYTNLIAAYLEANRSAIALETLERSRSRALLEMISSRSVDLQGEVPGPLLDRRRDLARRRTFLYNRLAQADAQTDSGQIDAWRSELFMLPQEEDALAEEIRQASPRLAALEYPKPLGYSGIVKALEPGTLLIAYAVAEERTHLFALLRSRSGKASLRTAILPVGRGEIERRVRLLRSQLGLNAASRADSQAWKKSAETLFALLLAPAGREIAACKHILLLPDAALHLLPFSVLTPSEKQRPRDWRPNPSASRNPCPSSLP, from the coding sequence ATGGCCATCGGCGGCAGAAGCACCCTGGGCATCGTTTTCTGGGCGACCCTGCTGACGGCCAACGTGCACGGGGGGCTGGAAGCCGCTCCGGCGCCGGTTGATCCGGCGGTGGTGGAGTCGGTGAAGGAAAACTCCCTGGCTGACCGGGCAGGGTTGAAGGCCGGGGACGTCATCACCGGCCTGGAGGAGCAGGACAACCCCTCGCTCGAAGCGGTCCTCGCTCGCCGGTCGGACTGGGAGAAGGCCGGCGAAACCCGGTTCCGGGTCCGCCGCGGGTCGGAAATCATCCCGGTCAGGCTTCCGCAGGGTGATTGGGGGTTCGAGTTGCGGCCGGTTCTTTCGGAAACGCTGCTGGGCACGCTCAGAGAGGTCCGCCAGGCGCTGCGGGTGGAGGAAACCAGAGTGGGGGGGCTGGCCCGATGGCAGGCCCTGGCGGACCAGGTGGAGAAGGAAGGCCGGCCCGGCCCGGCGTGGTGGCTCCGGCTGGAACTGGCCAGGGCGCTGCGGGACCTGCGCCGATGGCAGGATGCCGAAAACGTCTGCCGTGGTGTCGCTGAACACGCGCCGGAGTCCGGAGTCTGGCGGTTTTTCGCGCTCCTGTCCCTGGCGCAGACCCTCTCTTCCGCCGGGGCCGAGGACACGGCCGCCGAGATCTTTACCCAGGCCCGAGCCCTGGCCGCGGCCCCCGGCTCGGAGGCCCGGCTGGCCGCCGTGCTCCAGTTGAACAGCCTTTTGGAGCAGCGTCGCGGACGGTTGCCGGAAGCAATGGAACTGGCGGAAAAGGTTCTGGCCATCTGGGAACGGCTTGCCCCGGACAGCCTGGCCTTCGCCGCCGGGCTGACCAACCGGGGTCATTTGTTTCGGGAACAGGGCAATCTGGCCGCCGCCGGGGAATATTTCAAGCGGGCCCTGGCCATCCAGGAACGCCTGGCCCCGGCCGGCACGGAAGTGAGTTCCAGCATCAACGGCCTGGGGCTCGTGGAATGGAAGCGCAGCAACCTGGCGGCGGCCCGGGAACACTTCCAGCGGGCCCTGGAGGTTCAGGAGCGCCTGGCCCCCGACAGCCTCAACGTGGCCTCGTGTCTCAACAATCTTGGCCTCGTGGCCATCGACCAGGGCGACCTGGGGGCGGCCAGGCACTTCCTGCAGCGTGGCCTGGCCATCCGGGAGCGCCGGGTGCCGGGCACTCGAAGGGTCGCCGACTGCCTCGTGAACCTGGGCAATGTAGCCTGGTGGGAAGGCGACTGGGTCACGGCGAGGAAGCATTACCTCCAGGCGCTGGCCATCGAGGAACGCCTGGCCCCCGACAGCCTGTCGGTTGCCGACATCCTCAACAACATCGGGCTGGTGGCGTGGAAACAAGGCGACCCGGCCGCCGCCCGGGTGTACCTGGCGAAAGCCCTGGTTCTCCGTGAGCGTCTGGCCCCCGGCAGCGTGGATTTAGCCAACAGCCTCAACAACCTGGGAGCCGTGGCGGGGGACCAGCAAGACTTCCCGGCCGCGAAGGATTACTTCCTCCAGGCGCTGAGGATCCAGGAGAAGCTGGCCCCCGGCGGCATCGATCTGGCCAGGAGCCTGGAGAACCTGGGTTCCGTGGCCCTGGACCAGGGCGATCCGGTCTCGGCCGTGCCGTATTTCCTGCAGAGCCTGGAACTGCGGGAACGGCTGGCCCCCGGCGGCCTGGACGTGGCCCGCAGCCACAGCGACCTGGGCAAGGCACGGAAAGCCCAGGGAGACCTGGCGGCGGCCCGGGAACATCACCGAAAGGCGCTGGAAATCCGTGAACGCCTGGCCCCCGGCAGTGTCACCATGGCCGACAGCCTGCAGCAGTTGGCGGAGGTCGAAGGGGCGATGGGGCATCTCCCCCGGCGCCTGGAATTGCTGGAAAAGACCGTGGATACCATCGAGGCCCAGCGGGAAAAGACCGGTGCGGCCTCGGCCAAGGCATCCTTCTCGGCGAACCAGGAGGGGTGTTACACGAACCTGATCGCGGCCTACCTGGAAGCGAATCGATCGGCAATCGCCCTGGAGACCTTGGAACGTTCCCGTTCACGGGCGCTCCTGGAAATGATCTCCTCCCGGAGCGTGGACCTTCAGGGCGAGGTCCCCGGCCCCTTGCTGGACCGGCGACGGGACCTGGCCAGGCGGCGGACCTTCCTCTACAACCGACTCGCCCAGGCCGATGCCCAGACCGACTCCGGGCAGATCGACGCCTGGCGTTCCGAACTCTTCATGCTTCCCCAGGAGGAGGATGCCCTGGCTGAGGAAATCCGGCAGGCATCTCCCCGCTTGGCCGCCCTGGAGTACCCCAAACCACTGGGGTACTCCGGCATCGTGAAAGCGCTGGAACCGGGCACCCTGCTCATCGCCTACGCCGTGGCGGAAGAGCGGACCCACCTGTTTGCGCTGCTCCGGTCCCGGTCGGGGAAAGCCTCCCTCCGAACTGCCATCCTGCCGGTGGGACGGGGAGAGATCGAGCGGCGGGTTCGCCTGCTGCGTTCGCAGTTAGGGTTGAATGCGGCCTCGAGAGCGGATTCTCAGGCCTGGAAAAAAAGCGCGGAGACCCTGTTCGCCCTTCTCCTGGCGCCGGCCGGCCGGGAGATCGCCGCCTGCAAACACATCCTCCTTCTTCCCGACGCCGCCCTTCACCTGTTGCCCTTCAGCGTGCTCACGCCGTCCGAGAAGCAGCGGCCGAGGGATTGGCGGCCAAACCCCTCGGCCTCCAGAAACCCTTGTCCGTCCAGCCTTCCCTGA
- a CDS encoding sigma-54-dependent Fis family transcriptional regulator produces the protein MDKTPLVLTVDDEEGILRSIERILLQQGYRVAAFGNPRDALQSIRAEAPDLMVVDLHLPEMDGIQLMQAARTIGQDTEFVFVSGTGTIESAVEAIKQGAYDFIEKPFDRTGLVKVVRKALERHRLLRENRELRHRLEQLSDGDHAFTSQNRRMRDVLDLVRQVAPTSATVLVVGESGTGKERVAEILHRLSSRRQKPFIKINCAALPETLLESELFGYEKGAFTDARESRAGRFEMASGGTILLDEIGETSPAMQVKLLRVLQEHEIERLGGGKTLPVDIRVIASTNADLESLVKVGKFRQDLYFRLNVICVSLPPLRERTEDIPFMARAFLNDYAAKNGRPGMTLSNEAMELLLRYPWPGNIRELQNVVERAVIVARDDCILPRDLPKGLLDLVEDDRPAARKGPDAPLGVDRSDLALPFGLSLEEAERRYARETLRRLGGNKPLAANLLGVNLRTLYRKL, from the coding sequence ATGGACAAGACCCCCCTGGTTCTGACCGTCGACGACGAGGAGGGCATCCTGCGCTCCATCGAGCGGATCCTCCTCCAGCAGGGCTACCGGGTGGCGGCCTTCGGCAACCCCCGGGACGCGCTGCAGTCCATCCGCGCCGAAGCCCCCGACCTGATGGTGGTGGACCTTCACCTGCCGGAGATGGACGGCATCCAGCTCATGCAGGCCGCCCGCACCATCGGGCAGGACACCGAGTTCGTCTTCGTCTCGGGCACCGGCACCATCGAGTCCGCGGTGGAAGCCATCAAGCAGGGCGCCTACGACTTCATCGAGAAGCCCTTCGACCGGACCGGCCTGGTCAAGGTGGTCCGCAAGGCGCTGGAACGGCACCGGCTGCTCCGGGAGAACCGGGAATTGCGCCACCGTCTCGAGCAGCTCTCCGACGGCGACCACGCCTTCACCTCGCAGAACCGGCGGATGCGGGACGTCCTGGACCTGGTCCGCCAGGTGGCGCCCACGTCGGCCACGGTTCTGGTGGTGGGGGAGAGCGGGACGGGAAAGGAGCGGGTGGCGGAAATCCTCCACCGCCTGAGCAGCCGCCGCCAGAAGCCCTTCATCAAGATCAACTGCGCCGCGCTTCCGGAGACCCTCCTGGAGTCGGAGCTGTTCGGCTACGAGAAGGGGGCTTTCACGGACGCCCGGGAGAGCCGTGCGGGGCGCTTCGAGATGGCCTCGGGCGGGACCATCCTCCTGGACGAGATCGGCGAGACCAGCCCCGCCATGCAGGTGAAGCTCCTGCGGGTGCTCCAGGAGCACGAGATCGAGCGGCTGGGCGGGGGGAAGACCCTCCCCGTGGACATCCGGGTCATCGCCTCCACCAACGCGGACCTCGAGTCCCTGGTGAAGGTCGGGAAGTTCCGCCAGGACCTCTACTTCCGCCTCAACGTGATCTGCGTCTCGCTGCCGCCGCTCCGGGAGCGGACCGAGGACATCCCCTTCATGGCCCGCGCCTTCCTCAACGACTACGCCGCCAAGAACGGCCGCCCCGGCATGACCCTCTCCAACGAGGCGATGGAACTCCTGCTCCGCTACCCCTGGCCGGGGAACATTCGGGAACTCCAGAACGTCGTCGAGCGGGCGGTGATCGTGGCCCGGGACGACTGCATCCTCCCCCGGGACCTTCCGAAGGGACTGCTGGATCTGGTCGAGGACGACCGCCCCGCCGCCCGCAAGGGCCCGGACGCCCCCCTGGGCGTGGACCGGAGCGACCTCGCGCTGCCGTTCGGGCTCTCCCTGGAGGAGGCCGAGCGCCGGTACGCCCGGGAGACCCTCCGGCGGCTCGGCGGGAACAAGCCCCTGGCCGCCAACCTCCTGGGCGTCAACCTCCGGACGCTGTACCGGAAGCTCTAG
- the nuoE gene encoding NADH-quinone oxidoreductase subunit NuoE codes for MSAVIQFETTALDEILSKYPSGERRWLIPILQDTQERFGYLSEESICRVANHLSIPTSKIYGVATFYNQFRLTAPGKYVIRVCRGTACHVKGSAAILERLVQELKVSPGQTTRDGLFSIETVACIGACSIAPVIAVNNDFHGRLEVNEVPRILARYRKQEEVRQ; via the coding sequence ATGAGCGCAGTGATCCAGTTTGAAACGACCGCCCTGGACGAAATCCTGTCGAAGTACCCGTCCGGCGAGCGGCGCTGGCTGATCCCCATCCTGCAGGACACCCAGGAGCGGTTCGGTTACCTGTCCGAGGAGTCCATCTGCCGGGTGGCGAACCACCTGAGCATCCCCACCAGCAAGATCTACGGCGTGGCCACCTTCTACAACCAGTTCCGCCTGACGGCGCCGGGGAAGTACGTGATCCGGGTCTGCCGCGGGACGGCCTGCCACGTGAAGGGGTCCGCGGCCATCCTGGAGCGCTTGGTCCAGGAACTGAAGGTCAGCCCCGGCCAGACCACGCGGGACGGCCTCTTCTCCATCGAGACCGTGGCCTGCATCGGGGCCTGCAGCATCGCCCCGGTGATCGCCGTCAACAACGACTTCCACGGCCGGCTCGAGGTCAACGAGGTGCCCCGGATCCTCGCCCGCTACCGCAAGCAGGAGGAGGTCCGGCAATGA
- a CDS encoding SLBB domain-containing protein: MKAPMRLNDPCCPRCTHAPGKPCPDFVACRLDGPLCHDDALCRSAVAARAARVRRETADRPAILVGMGTCGLASGAGEVHAAIAARLRTDRLDVELVSTGCIGYCEKEALVDVRVPGRNRLLLSNVVPGDADDVVKLATGVSETPVKPLCQFTSANGARAWDGVPFAADLPFFAKQLRVVLENCGHIDPTSLEEYVAAGGYRALADVLKENDPGRVVDRVLRSGLRGRGGGGFPTGRKWGFARNAGTGPKYLVCNADEGDPGAFMDRGVMESDPHRLLEGMAIAGFAIGAAEGIIYCRAEYPLAIERLEAAIAQAESWGLLGDNILGSGTDFRLHIKKGAGAFVCGEETALIASIEGKRGMPRPRPPYPAVRGVFGRPTVINNVETLANVPSILRRGPEWFAALGTKNSTGTKVFAVTGRIRNTGLVEVPMGIPLREIVFDIGGGIPGGKAFKAVQIGGPSGGCIPEAHLDIPVDYESLKDVGAMMGSGGLVVMDENTCMVDVARFFMDFIRKESCGKCIPCREGTTRLFEILDLIVRPYRATSEEDNLLRFKGIVNMDRLAQTIRSTSLCGLGMTAPNPVLSTLRFFRHEYESHVYDRKCPAGACTGLLTYAVNPDQCTGCTVCAVKCPTKAIVGQKKQPHLILDDKCVRCDTCRQVCRFGAITAE; encoded by the coding sequence ATGAAGGCCCCGATGCGCCTCAACGACCCCTGCTGCCCGCGCTGCACCCACGCGCCGGGAAAACCCTGCCCGGACTTCGTCGCCTGCCGGCTGGACGGCCCCCTCTGCCACGACGACGCGCTCTGCCGGTCCGCCGTCGCCGCCCGGGCAGCCCGCGTCCGCCGCGAGACGGCCGACCGGCCGGCCATCCTCGTGGGGATGGGCACCTGCGGCCTGGCCTCGGGCGCCGGGGAGGTCCACGCGGCGATCGCCGCGCGCCTCCGAACGGACAGGCTCGACGTGGAACTGGTTTCCACGGGCTGCATCGGCTACTGCGAGAAGGAGGCCCTGGTGGACGTCCGGGTCCCCGGCCGGAACCGGCTCCTCCTCTCCAACGTCGTCCCAGGCGACGCGGACGACGTGGTGAAGCTGGCCACGGGGGTCTCGGAGACCCCCGTGAAGCCGCTCTGCCAGTTTACTTCCGCCAACGGCGCCCGGGCGTGGGACGGCGTGCCCTTCGCCGCCGACCTCCCCTTCTTCGCCAAGCAGCTGCGCGTCGTCCTGGAGAACTGCGGCCACATCGACCCCACCTCCCTCGAGGAGTACGTCGCCGCCGGCGGCTACCGCGCCCTGGCGGACGTCCTGAAGGAAAACGACCCCGGGCGCGTGGTGGACCGGGTCCTCCGGTCCGGGCTGCGGGGCCGGGGCGGCGGCGGGTTCCCCACGGGCCGGAAGTGGGGCTTTGCCCGGAACGCCGGGACGGGGCCGAAGTACCTGGTGTGCAACGCCGACGAGGGCGACCCCGGCGCCTTCATGGACCGGGGCGTCATGGAGAGCGACCCTCACCGCCTCCTGGAGGGCATGGCCATCGCGGGTTTCGCCATCGGGGCCGCCGAAGGCATCATCTACTGCCGGGCGGAGTACCCGCTGGCCATCGAGCGCCTCGAGGCCGCCATTGCGCAGGCGGAGTCCTGGGGGCTTCTCGGGGACAACATCCTGGGCAGCGGCACCGACTTCCGCCTCCACATCAAGAAGGGGGCCGGCGCCTTCGTCTGCGGCGAGGAAACGGCCCTCATCGCCTCCATCGAGGGGAAGCGCGGCATGCCCCGGCCCCGGCCGCCCTACCCGGCCGTGAGAGGCGTGTTTGGCCGCCCCACGGTCATCAACAACGTGGAGACCCTGGCCAACGTGCCGTCCATCCTGCGCCGAGGCCCCGAGTGGTTCGCCGCCCTGGGGACGAAGAACTCGACCGGCACCAAGGTGTTCGCCGTCACGGGCAGGATCCGGAACACCGGCCTGGTGGAGGTCCCCATGGGGATCCCCCTGCGGGAGATCGTCTTCGACATCGGCGGGGGCATCCCCGGCGGCAAGGCCTTCAAGGCGGTCCAGATCGGCGGGCCGTCGGGCGGCTGCATCCCCGAGGCGCACCTCGACATCCCGGTGGACTACGAGTCCCTGAAGGATGTGGGAGCCATGATGGGCTCCGGCGGCCTGGTGGTCATGGACGAGAACACCTGCATGGTGGACGTGGCCCGTTTCTTCATGGACTTCATCCGGAAGGAGTCGTGCGGGAAGTGCATCCCCTGCCGGGAAGGGACCACCCGGCTCTTCGAGATCCTGGACCTGATCGTCCGGCCGTACCGCGCCACCTCCGAGGAAGACAACCTTCTCCGTTTCAAGGGGATCGTCAACATGGACCGCCTGGCGCAGACCATCCGGTCCACCTCCCTCTGCGGGCTCGGCATGACGGCCCCCAACCCGGTGCTGAGCACCCTGCGCTTCTTCCGGCACGAGTACGAGAGCCACGTCTACGACCGCAAATGCCCGGCGGGCGCCTGCACGGGCCTGCTGACCTACGCCGTGAACCCGGACCAGTGCACGGGCTGCACCGTCTGTGCCGTGAAGTGCCCAACCAAGGCCATCGTGGGGCAGAAGAAGCAGCCCCACCTCATCCTGGACGACAAGTGCGTCCGGTGCGACACCTGCCGGCAGGTCTGCCGGTTCGGCGCCATCACCGCGGAATAG
- a CDS encoding 4Fe-4S dicluster domain-containing protein — MQPVAVIETIPEKCRRCYGCVRECPARAIKVEKGQARVIPERCIGCGNCYRACAMGAKKILDGTGPVRDFLAEPKPLKVALLAPSYCAIPESYDPSRIVGAVRALGFDKVCSVAFGADLNARAYQKLRKTSSVKPVIAVPCPAVVYLIQKYAPELIPNLAPVASPMVAMARVARELWGPASRIVFIGPCIGKKKEAHDPLTGGAVDEVLTFEELWQLFAAKGIDPATAPESGLDGPKPGLGQLFPVEDGLLKSADIREGPLDAGIVSADGRRRCIWILEDLVRDRFKADFIDLLMCEGCINGPAMISHHNLVWRRTRVVEHARARVREMDLQEWDREVTDWLGRLDLTRTFERSPVVEPEVPEEELAEALRRMGKEKPQDQLNCGACGYPSCREKAEAVCRGRAEVEMCLPFLVDRLEQTCRELQDTNSLLQSTQQNLVQTEKLASMGQLAAGVAHEINNPLGTILMFSHLVRENLKDRPDLGEDVELIVKEAHRCKGIVAGLLNFARQSRVQLQKTSIGTFLGEIVRQKRVDTRFAGVRLEVELDPALEEVWLDPDQFRQVLDNLLHNAMEAMDGTGTITLRARWNTVRGDAEFEVTDTGCGIPPENVKRIFTPFFTTKKLGRGTGLGLAIAYGIVKMHGGNIDVKSQVGRGTTFRLNLPGRSPESAGGHWI; from the coding sequence ATGCAACCGGTCGCGGTCATCGAGACCATTCCGGAAAAGTGCCGGCGCTGCTACGGCTGCGTGCGGGAGTGCCCCGCCCGGGCCATCAAGGTCGAGAAAGGCCAGGCCCGGGTCATCCCGGAGCGCTGCATCGGCTGCGGCAACTGCTACCGGGCCTGCGCCATGGGCGCCAAGAAGATCCTGGACGGCACCGGCCCGGTCCGGGACTTCCTGGCGGAGCCGAAACCGTTGAAAGTGGCCCTGCTGGCGCCTTCCTACTGCGCCATCCCGGAGAGCTACGACCCCTCCCGGATCGTGGGGGCCGTCCGGGCCCTGGGCTTCGACAAGGTCTGCAGCGTGGCCTTCGGGGCCGACCTCAACGCCCGGGCCTACCAGAAGCTCCGCAAAACCTCTTCCGTCAAGCCCGTCATCGCCGTGCCCTGCCCCGCGGTGGTCTACCTGATCCAGAAATACGCCCCCGAACTGATCCCGAATCTCGCGCCCGTTGCCTCGCCCATGGTCGCCATGGCGCGGGTGGCCCGGGAGCTGTGGGGGCCCGCGTCCCGCATCGTATTCATCGGGCCCTGCATCGGGAAGAAGAAGGAGGCTCACGACCCCCTGACGGGAGGCGCCGTGGACGAGGTCCTGACCTTCGAGGAACTCTGGCAGCTCTTCGCGGCGAAGGGAATCGACCCCGCCACGGCCCCCGAGTCGGGCCTGGACGGCCCGAAACCCGGGCTGGGCCAGCTCTTCCCGGTGGAGGACGGGCTCCTCAAGAGCGCCGACATCCGCGAAGGCCCCCTCGACGCCGGCATCGTCTCGGCGGACGGCCGCCGCCGGTGCATCTGGATCCTCGAGGACCTGGTGCGGGACCGCTTCAAGGCGGACTTCATCGACCTCCTGATGTGCGAGGGGTGCATCAACGGCCCGGCCATGATCAGCCACCACAACCTCGTCTGGCGGCGGACCCGGGTGGTGGAGCACGCCCGCGCGCGCGTCCGGGAGATGGACCTGCAGGAGTGGGACCGCGAGGTGACGGACTGGCTGGGCCGGCTCGACCTGACCCGCACCTTCGAGCGGTCGCCGGTGGTCGAGCCCGAGGTCCCGGAGGAGGAACTGGCGGAGGCCCTCCGGCGGATGGGCAAGGAAAAACCCCAGGACCAGCTCAACTGCGGCGCCTGCGGTTACCCGAGCTGCCGCGAGAAGGCGGAGGCCGTGTGCCGCGGGCGGGCGGAGGTGGAGATGTGCCTGCCGTTCCTGGTGGACCGCCTCGAGCAGACCTGCCGCGAGCTGCAGGACACCAACAGCCTGCTCCAGAGCACCCAGCAGAACCTGGTCCAGACGGAGAAGCTGGCGTCCATGGGACAGCTGGCTGCCGGGGTGGCCCACGAGATCAACAACCCCCTCGGCACCATCCTCATGTTCAGCCACCTGGTCCGGGAGAACCTCAAGGACCGCCCCGACCTCGGCGAGGACGTCGAACTGATCGTCAAGGAAGCCCACCGCTGCAAAGGGATCGTGGCGGGCCTGCTGAACTTCGCCCGTCAAAGCCGGGTGCAGCTCCAGAAGACGTCCATCGGGACCTTCCTCGGAGAGATCGTCCGGCAGAAACGAGTGGACACCCGCTTCGCCGGCGTTCGCCTGGAGGTGGAACTCGACCCCGCTCTCGAGGAAGTCTGGCTCGACCCCGACCAGTTCCGGCAAGTGCTGGACAACCTCCTCCACAACGCCATGGAGGCGATGGACGGCACCGGGACCATCACCCTTCGCGCCCGGTGGAACACGGTCCGGGGGGACGCCGAGTTCGAGGTGACGGACACCGGTTGCGGGATCCCCCCGGAGAACGTCAAGCGGATCTTCACGCCCTTCTTCACCACGAAGAAACTGGGGCGCGGGACGGGGCTGGGTCTCGCCATCGCCTACGGAATCGTGAAGATGCACGGCGGGAACATCGACGTGAAAAGCCAGGTCGGCCGGGGGACCACCTTCCGGCTGAACCTTCCCGGCCGCTCCCCGGAGAGCGCCGGCGGACACTGGATCTGA
- a CDS encoding response regulator — protein sequence MVKILVVDDDPDFQDMMTLVLQSAGYAVENAYDGARALERIAADPPDLVLLDVMMTTETEGIEVAQRLRADPRTRGIPLVMLTSVNVEKRFPAPLEPDADWLPVDRFLDKPVKPALLLTTVAELLGKETNHG from the coding sequence ATGGTGAAAATCCTCGTGGTGGACGACGACCCCGACTTCCAGGACATGATGACCCTGGTGCTCCAGTCCGCCGGCTACGCGGTGGAGAACGCCTACGACGGCGCCCGCGCCCTGGAGCGCATCGCGGCCGACCCCCCGGACCTGGTGCTGCTGGACGTCATGATGACGACGGAAACCGAGGGGATCGAGGTGGCGCAGCGGCTCCGCGCGGACCCGCGGACGCGGGGGATCCCCCTGGTCATGCTCACGTCCGTGAACGTGGAGAAGCGGTTCCCGGCCCCGCTGGAGCCCGACGCCGACTGGCTCCCGGTCGACCGCTTCCTCGACAAGCCGGTCAAGCCCGCCCTGCTGCTGACCACGGTGGCGGAGCTGCTCGGAAAAGAGACAAACCACGGATGA